A genomic stretch from Carbonactinospora thermoautotrophica includes:
- a CDS encoding efflux RND transporter permease subunit — translation MSFLTRLSLANRSLVALAAGAVIAFGVGATATLKQELIPTLELPAATVVTSYPGATPEIVEREVTEAVEGAVNGVDGLVDTKSTSSHGLSVVQAEFEYGTDTSAASQELQQAVNRIASRLPQGAQPTVVVGSTDDIPVVQLAVTSDGDQQRLAAKLRDEVVPELESIPGVREATVSGGRDRVVSVRLDPAKLAAAGLTPAAVTAALQANGVAVPGGTLTRGDRSFSVQVGDGFTSLEEIRDLPLTPQAGAAPVAAPGASAPPAPVRLGDVAKVETALRDATSFTRTNGKPSLGLGITKTPDGNAVEISHAVREKIPELEAVLGDGARLTVVFDQAPFIEESIRGLTTEGLLGLGFAVLVILIFLLSIRSTLVTAVSIPLSVLIAMIGLKVGGHSLNILTLGALTIAVGRVVDDSIVVLENIKRHLGYGEPKHAAILTAVREVAGAVTASTITTVAVFLPIAVVGGQVGELFRPFAVTVTVALLASLLVSLTVIPVLAYWFLKPAAGGVEARERARARELRNPLQRVYLPVLRWAIGHRVVTLVLGAVVFLGTFGLVPRLETNFLDQGGNTFTVTQELPPGTSLARTDAAAKKVEEAIREVDGVETYQVMVGSSDEALMIAFGAGSGANSAIFSITTDVEADQKAVEAELRRRLGELRDIGQVRLSSGGGFGGAALQVVVRAPDQETLRAAAAQVEKAVRDTPDTADVVNDLAASQPTVRVRVDRAKAAAAGLGEAQIGQAVRQALQPGAVTTAELDGDRVDVVVRTGTAPADLAALRALPLGAGPAGPVTLDDVADVTETAGPVRLTRTDGARSATISANVIGQNLGAVTADLQRRIDRLHLPEGVSVELGGVSADQRESFADLGLALLAAIAIVFLVMVATFRSMVQPLILLVSVPFAATGAVGLLLATGTPLGVPALIGLLMLIGIVVTNAIVLIDLVNQCREQGMTVREAVLEGSRQRLRPILMTAVATICALAPMAFGLTGGGIFISQPLAIVVIGGLTSSTLLTLVLVPVLYTLVEGAKERLRARRQRRAAEEGRPDQGPEGGHPGAGPGGGSGGSGDDDPEPDGDGGDRVLVPTQVASG, via the coding sequence ATGTCCTTCCTGACCAGGCTGAGCCTGGCCAACCGTAGCCTGGTGGCCTTGGCCGCCGGGGCGGTGATCGCCTTCGGAGTCGGTGCGACCGCCACGCTCAAGCAGGAGCTGATCCCCACCCTGGAGCTGCCGGCCGCCACGGTGGTCACCAGCTACCCCGGGGCCACGCCGGAGATCGTCGAACGCGAGGTGACCGAGGCCGTCGAGGGGGCGGTCAACGGCGTCGACGGCCTCGTCGACACCAAGTCCACCTCCAGCCACGGCCTTTCCGTCGTCCAGGCCGAGTTCGAGTACGGCACCGACACCTCCGCCGCTTCCCAGGAGCTCCAGCAGGCGGTCAACCGGATCGCCAGCCGGCTGCCGCAGGGCGCCCAGCCGACCGTGGTGGTGGGCAGCACCGACGACATCCCCGTCGTCCAACTCGCCGTCACCTCCGACGGCGACCAGCAGCGCCTCGCCGCCAAGCTCCGCGACGAGGTCGTGCCGGAGCTCGAGTCGATCCCCGGCGTCCGGGAGGCGACCGTCTCCGGCGGTCGCGACCGGGTGGTCTCCGTCCGGCTCGACCCGGCCAAGTTGGCCGCCGCCGGTCTCACCCCGGCCGCGGTGACCGCCGCCCTCCAGGCCAACGGCGTCGCCGTCCCGGGCGGCACCCTCACCCGGGGTGACCGGAGCTTCTCCGTACAAGTGGGCGACGGCTTCACCTCCCTGGAGGAGATCCGCGACCTGCCGCTCACGCCGCAGGCCGGCGCCGCCCCGGTCGCCGCGCCCGGTGCGAGCGCGCCGCCCGCCCCGGTCCGGCTCGGCGACGTCGCGAAGGTCGAGACGGCGCTGCGGGACGCCACCTCCTTCACCCGGACCAACGGCAAGCCCAGCCTCGGCCTGGGGATCACCAAGACCCCCGACGGCAACGCCGTCGAGATCTCCCACGCGGTACGGGAGAAGATCCCCGAGCTGGAGGCCGTCCTCGGCGACGGCGCCCGGCTCACCGTCGTCTTCGACCAGGCGCCCTTCATCGAGGAGTCGATCCGGGGACTGACCACCGAGGGCCTGCTCGGCCTCGGGTTCGCCGTCCTGGTGATCCTCATCTTCCTGCTGTCGATCCGCTCCACCCTGGTCACCGCGGTCTCCATCCCGCTCTCGGTGCTGATCGCGATGATCGGGCTGAAGGTGGGCGGACACTCCCTCAACATCCTGACCCTTGGCGCGCTCACCATCGCCGTGGGCCGGGTGGTCGACGACTCGATCGTGGTGCTGGAGAACATCAAGCGTCATCTCGGCTACGGCGAGCCGAAACACGCGGCGATCCTCACCGCGGTGCGCGAGGTCGCGGGCGCGGTGACCGCGTCCACCATCACCACGGTCGCCGTCTTCCTCCCGATCGCCGTCGTCGGCGGGCAGGTCGGCGAGCTGTTCCGGCCCTTCGCGGTCACCGTCACCGTCGCCCTCCTCGCGTCGCTGCTCGTCTCGCTGACCGTGATCCCGGTGCTCGCCTACTGGTTCCTCAAGCCCGCGGCAGGCGGCGTGGAGGCCCGGGAGCGCGCCCGGGCCCGGGAGCTGCGCAACCCGCTCCAGCGGGTCTACCTCCCGGTGCTGCGCTGGGCCATCGGCCACCGGGTCGTCACGCTCGTGCTCGGCGCCGTGGTCTTCCTCGGCACCTTCGGGCTCGTCCCGCGGCTGGAGACCAACTTCCTCGACCAGGGCGGGAACACCTTCACCGTCACCCAGGAGCTGCCCCCCGGCACCAGCCTCGCCCGCACCGACGCCGCGGCGAAGAAGGTGGAGGAGGCCATCCGGGAAGTCGACGGAGTCGAGACCTACCAGGTCATGGTGGGGAGCAGCGACGAAGCGCTGATGATCGCTTTCGGCGCCGGCAGCGGCGCCAACTCCGCCATCTTCTCGATCACCACCGACGTCGAGGCCGACCAGAAGGCGGTCGAGGCGGAGTTGCGCCGTCGCCTCGGTGAGCTGAGGGACATCGGCCAGGTACGGCTGTCCAGCGGCGGGGGCTTCGGCGGCGCCGCCCTCCAGGTGGTGGTGCGTGCCCCGGACCAGGAGACCCTGCGGGCCGCCGCCGCCCAGGTGGAGAAGGCGGTGCGCGACACCCCGGACACCGCTGATGTGGTGAACGACCTCGCCGCCAGCCAGCCCACCGTCCGGGTGCGCGTCGACCGGGCCAAGGCGGCCGCCGCCGGCCTCGGCGAGGCCCAGATCGGCCAGGCCGTCCGGCAGGCGCTCCAGCCCGGCGCCGTCACCACGGCCGAGCTCGACGGCGACCGGGTGGACGTGGTGGTCCGCACCGGCACCGCCCCGGCGGACCTGGCCGCGCTGCGCGCCCTGCCTCTGGGGGCCGGTCCCGCCGGTCCGGTCACCCTCGACGACGTCGCCGACGTCACCGAGACCGCCGGCCCGGTCAGGCTGACCCGTACCGACGGCGCCCGCAGCGCCACCATCTCGGCCAACGTCATCGGGCAGAACCTCGGCGCGGTCACCGCCGACCTCCAGCGGCGCATCGACCGGCTGCACCTGCCGGAGGGGGTCTCCGTGGAGCTCGGCGGCGTCTCCGCCGACCAGCGGGAATCCTTCGCCGACCTCGGCCTCGCCCTGCTCGCCGCGATCGCCATCGTCTTCCTCGTGATGGTGGCGACGTTCCGTAGCATGGTGCAGCCGCTGATCCTGCTGGTCTCGGTGCCGTTCGCGGCCACCGGCGCGGTCGGGCTGTTGCTCGCGACCGGCACCCCGCTCGGCGTGCCCGCCCTGATCGGCCTGCTCATGCTGATCGGCATCGTGGTGACCAACGCGATCGTCCTGATCGACCTGGTGAACCAGTGCCGCGAGCAGGGGATGACCGTCCGGGAAGCGGTGCTCGAGGGCAGCCGGCAGCGGCTGCGCCCGATCCTGATGACGGCGGTCGCCACGATCTGCGCCCTCGCCCCGATGGCGTTCGGGCTCACCGGCGGCGGGATCTTCATCTCCCAGCCGCTCGCGATCGTGGTCATCGGCGGCCTGACCAGCTCGACCCTGCTCACGCTGGTCCTCGTCCCGGTCCTGTACACCCTCGTCGAGGGCGCCAAGGAACGGCTGCGCGCACGCCGGCAGCGGCGGGCCGCGGAGGAGGGCCGACCGGATCAGGGGCCGGAGGGCGGCCACCCGGGCGCCGGCCCGGGCGGCGGTTCCGGCGGCTCCGGGGACGATGACCCCGAGCCGGACGGCGATGGCGGCGACCGGGTGCTGGTCCCCACCCAGGTCGCCAGCGGTTAG
- a CDS encoding ComF family protein: MSISPLRALSASLPALPRVVPRGWWGALLADLAFPQYCVGCARPGPALCLACASALSGPALRAWPVPAPAGLPPPYAVAPYDGLVRAVLLAHKEHARFALSRPLGAALATAIAAAADARPRLSRTADGGADAGEPSRGGGVGGGMSSAAGFGVVPVPSRRAAVRRRGHDPTRRVALAAVRELRSRGHQVTWLPVLRHARPVADQAGLTAAERAANLAGALRLPDRYARLVRDRAIVVADDVITTGATLAEAARTLAGHGARVVGVATIAATPRHMATRSLREV, translated from the coding sequence ATGTCGATCTCGCCGTTGCGGGCGCTGTCCGCGTCGCTGCCGGCGCTTCCCCGCGTCGTGCCGCGCGGCTGGTGGGGCGCGCTGCTCGCTGACTTGGCGTTCCCGCAGTACTGCGTCGGCTGCGCGCGGCCAGGGCCCGCCCTGTGCCTCGCCTGCGCGTCCGCGCTGTCCGGTCCCGCGCTGCGGGCCTGGCCGGTACCCGCCCCGGCGGGCCTGCCCCCGCCGTACGCGGTGGCGCCGTACGACGGGCTGGTGCGCGCGGTCCTGCTCGCCCACAAGGAACACGCCCGGTTCGCGCTGTCCCGACCGCTCGGCGCCGCCCTCGCCACCGCGATCGCGGCGGCCGCTGATGCTCGCCCCCGCCTCTCGCGGACGGCTGACGGCGGGGCAGACGCCGGGGAACCCAGCCGGGGCGGCGGTGTGGGCGGCGGCATGAGCAGCGCCGCCGGGTTCGGTGTGGTGCCGGTGCCCTCCCGGCGGGCGGCGGTGCGTCGGCGCGGGCACGACCCGACCAGGCGAGTGGCGCTGGCCGCGGTACGGGAGTTGCGCTCGCGTGGTCACCAGGTGACCTGGCTACCCGTGCTGCGGCACGCGCGCCCCGTCGCCGACCAGGCCGGGCTCACCGCCGCCGAGCGTGCGGCGAACCTGGCCGGCGCGCTGCGCCTCCCGGATCGGTACGCGCGCCTGGTCCGGGACCGGGCGATCGTGGTCGCGGATGACGTCATCACGACCGGGGCGACGCTGGCCGAGGCGGCGCGCACGCTGGCCGGGCACGGCGCGCGGGTCGTGGGGGTGGCCACGATAGCGGCCACCCCGCGCCACATGGCGACTCGTTCGCTGAGAGAGGTCTAA
- a CDS encoding LpqB family beta-propeller domain-containing protein — MPRPPLVAAVAVLLAGCAAIPSNGPVQQGQWVQPDEQQEPRVRVFALPPQGGESPVDVVNGFLDAATNDDSDYAVARQYLAARDRDRWEPDEVQVYDPGDANPFQVNGTQVILSGRAVGTVSSEGSYRPDPPDRKVRETFHLVREHGEWRIADPPERLYVSSFDFERAYELVNVYFFDRTGRTLVPDPVYLRDRGDLVTEVTQRLLRGPTSWLRPAVSNQFPLSTVLATDHVPVDGGIASVQLSRDAQDTGLGERRRMAAQLVWTLTQLPDITGVRIGVKDGSFAPFDERPQTPKDWQEYDPKSPRANSAGYYLNGGRLTTVDGADAGPFGDGRLAPSVVAVAPGGNRVAAVTDDGRVVRVGHLDEGERTEVWLQAPHPLTSLSWDGAGNLWVLGAAGPKSPVYVLQGPGRRLVATVEKLGDRPIRKLRVARDGVRVALIAGEEDKGALLLGRIEWSEASGVTHVVVRDPVPLARQFTSVYDVGWAGPGRLAVLAQDPQGLRQLYYLSVDGSRYSSVVVPEKPVSLAAAQGEPLLVGTRSPNMIWKQSGDSWVKVDEGRNPIYPG; from the coding sequence ATGCCTAGACCCCCCTTGGTCGCCGCGGTCGCCGTCCTGCTGGCGGGTTGCGCGGCGATCCCGTCGAACGGACCGGTTCAGCAGGGCCAGTGGGTCCAGCCGGACGAACAGCAGGAGCCGCGGGTCCGGGTCTTCGCGTTGCCGCCGCAGGGCGGGGAGAGCCCGGTCGACGTCGTCAACGGGTTCCTGGACGCGGCCACCAACGACGACTCCGACTACGCCGTCGCACGGCAGTACCTGGCCGCCCGCGACCGTGACCGCTGGGAACCGGACGAGGTGCAGGTGTACGACCCGGGCGACGCCAACCCTTTCCAGGTGAACGGCACCCAGGTGATCCTCTCCGGGCGCGCCGTGGGCACGGTCAGCTCCGAGGGCAGTTACCGGCCCGACCCGCCGGACCGCAAGGTGCGCGAGACGTTCCACCTGGTGCGGGAGCACGGCGAGTGGCGGATCGCGGACCCGCCCGAGCGGCTGTACGTGTCCAGTTTCGACTTCGAGCGGGCGTATGAGCTGGTGAACGTCTACTTCTTCGACCGGACCGGCCGGACGCTGGTGCCGGACCCGGTGTACCTGCGGGACCGCGGTGACCTGGTCACCGAGGTGACCCAGCGGCTGCTGCGAGGCCCGACCTCCTGGCTGCGCCCCGCGGTCTCCAACCAGTTCCCGCTCTCCACCGTGCTCGCCACCGACCACGTGCCGGTGGACGGCGGCATCGCGTCCGTGCAGCTCAGCCGCGACGCGCAGGACACCGGCCTGGGCGAACGCCGGCGCATGGCCGCGCAGTTGGTGTGGACCCTGACCCAGCTCCCGGACATCACCGGGGTACGGATCGGCGTCAAGGACGGCAGTTTCGCCCCGTTCGACGAGCGCCCGCAGACGCCGAAGGACTGGCAGGAGTACGACCCGAAGTCCCCGCGGGCGAACTCGGCCGGGTACTACCTGAACGGCGGCCGGCTCACCACGGTCGACGGGGCGGACGCGGGACCCTTCGGCGACGGTCGGCTCGCGCCGAGCGTGGTCGCGGTGGCCCCGGGCGGCAACCGGGTCGCGGCCGTCACGGACGACGGCCGGGTGGTGCGGGTCGGCCACTTGGACGAGGGGGAGCGGACCGAGGTCTGGTTGCAGGCGCCCCACCCGCTCACGTCGCTGTCCTGGGACGGCGCGGGGAACCTCTGGGTGCTGGGCGCTGCGGGCCCGAAGTCGCCGGTGTACGTGCTGCAGGGACCGGGTCGCCGGCTCGTCGCCACCGTGGAGAAGCTCGGCGACCGGCCGATCCGCAAGCTGCGGGTCGCCCGCGACGGCGTCCGGGTGGCGCTCATCGCGGGCGAGGAGGACAAGGGCGCGCTGCTGCTCGGCCGGATCGAGTGGTCCGAGGCGTCCGGCGTGACGCACGTGGTGGTGCGGGATCCGGTGCCGCTGGCGCGGCAGTTCACGTCCGTGTACGACGTCGGGTGGGCCGGACCCGGCCGGCTGGCCGTGCTCGCCCAGGATCCGCAGGGCCTCCGCCAGCTGTACTACCTGAGCGTGGACGGCTCCAGGTACAGCTCGGTCGTCGTGCCGGAGAAGCCGGTCTCGCTGGCCGCCGCGCAGGGCGAGCCGCTGCTGGTGGGCACGCGGTCGCCGAACATGATCTGGAAGCAGTCCGGGGACAGCTGGGTGAAGGTCGACGAGGGGCGGAACCCGATCTATCCGGGGTGA
- the mtrA gene encoding MtrAB system response regulator MtrA, with protein sequence MKGRVLIVDDDTALAEMLGIVLRNEGFEPAFCTDGDKALAVFRDTKPDLVLLDLMLPGKDGIDVCRQVRAESGVPIVMLTAKSDTVDVVLGLESGADDYIVKPFKPKELIARIRARLRRTEEPMPETLKIGDLVIDVAGHSVKRDGKPIPLTPLEFDLLVALARKPWQVFTREVLLEQVWGYRHAADTRLVNVHVQRLRSKIEKDPEHPEIVITVRGVGYKAGPA encoded by the coding sequence ATGAAAGGACGCGTCCTCATCGTCGACGACGACACCGCACTCGCGGAGATGCTGGGAATCGTTCTCCGGAACGAGGGGTTCGAGCCAGCGTTCTGCACGGACGGAGACAAGGCCCTGGCCGTCTTTCGGGATACCAAGCCGGATCTGGTGCTGCTGGACCTGATGTTGCCGGGCAAGGACGGCATCGACGTGTGCCGGCAGGTCCGGGCGGAGTCCGGCGTGCCGATCGTGATGCTCACGGCCAAGAGCGACACCGTCGACGTCGTCCTCGGGCTGGAGTCGGGCGCGGACGATTACATCGTCAAGCCGTTCAAGCCGAAGGAACTGATCGCGCGGATCCGGGCGCGGCTGCGCCGGACCGAGGAGCCGATGCCGGAGACGTTGAAGATCGGCGACCTGGTCATCGACGTCGCCGGCCACTCGGTGAAGCGGGACGGGAAGCCCATCCCGTTGACGCCCCTGGAGTTCGACCTGCTGGTCGCCTTGGCCCGCAAGCCGTGGCAGGTCTTCACCCGCGAGGTGCTGCTGGAGCAGGTGTGGGGGTATCGGCACGCCGCGGACACGCGGCTGGTCAACGTCCACGTCCAACGGCTGCGTTCGAAGATCGAAAAGGACCCTGAGCATCCCGAGATCGTGATCACGGTCCGTGGTGTCGGTTACAAAGCGGGCCCGGCCTGA
- a CDS encoding response regulator, with product MSVSVRITSTANGGGSESSTEPIRVLVVDDHALFRRGLENVLAQESDIEVVGEASDGAEAVEKAGNLLPDVVLMDIRMPRRGGIDACRAIKDVVPSARIIMLTISDEEADLYEAIKAGATGYLLKEIPIDEVADSIRAVAGGQSLISPSMASKLLTEFAAMIKKEDERQQVPAPRLTERELEVLRLVARGLNNRDIAKQLFISENTVKNHVRNILEKLQLHSRMEAVVYAVREKLLEIT from the coding sequence CTGTCGGTGAGCGTTCGGATCACGTCGACGGCGAACGGTGGGGGATCGGAGTCATCGACGGAGCCGATCCGCGTCCTGGTAGTGGATGATCATGCGCTGTTCCGCCGTGGCCTTGAGAACGTGCTCGCCCAGGAGAGCGACATCGAGGTGGTCGGTGAGGCGAGCGACGGCGCGGAGGCGGTCGAGAAGGCCGGCAACCTGCTGCCCGACGTCGTCCTCATGGACATCCGGATGCCACGGCGCGGCGGCATCGACGCGTGCCGGGCGATCAAGGACGTGGTTCCGAGCGCCCGGATCATCATGCTGACGATCAGCGATGAGGAGGCCGACCTCTACGAGGCCATCAAGGCCGGTGCCACCGGTTATCTCCTCAAGGAGATCCCCATCGACGAGGTGGCCGACTCCATTCGCGCGGTGGCCGGCGGTCAGTCGCTCATCAGCCCGTCCATGGCGTCGAAGCTGCTCACCGAGTTCGCCGCCATGATCAAGAAGGAGGACGAGCGGCAGCAGGTCCCTGCCCCGCGCCTCACCGAGCGTGAGCTGGAGGTGCTCAGGCTCGTCGCCCGGGGCCTGAACAACCGCGACATCGCCAAGCAGTTGTTCATCAGCGAGAACACGGTCAAGAACCACGTGCGCAACATCCTGGAGAAGCTCCAACTGCACTCCCGGATGGAGGCCGTGGTGTACGCGGTACGCGAGAAACTGCTCGAGATCACCTGA
- a CDS encoding MarR family winged helix-turn-helix transcriptional regulator, giving the protein MDEQKRLIERIETAEQRMLRLAVRTRCAPLLTLDLTIQQLKTLHVLAQEGALSGHELAKVLGVGAATASGIIDRLVVRGLVQRTKDPHDRRVRRVALTADGQRIVEELASASREYRRRLLARLDLDTLSQLADALEKLHAAAEDEAREQDVAAGP; this is encoded by the coding sequence GTGGACGAGCAGAAGCGGTTGATCGAGCGGATCGAGACCGCCGAGCAACGGATGCTGCGACTGGCCGTCCGGACCCGGTGCGCCCCGTTGCTCACGCTCGACCTCACCATCCAGCAGTTGAAGACGTTGCACGTCCTCGCCCAGGAAGGCGCGCTCTCCGGCCACGAGCTCGCCAAGGTCCTGGGGGTGGGGGCCGCGACCGCCAGCGGCATCATCGACCGGCTGGTCGTGCGCGGGCTGGTCCAGCGGACGAAGGACCCGCACGACCGCCGCGTACGCCGGGTCGCCCTCACCGCGGACGGCCAGCGGATCGTGGAGGAACTCGCCAGCGCCAGCCGGGAGTACCGGCGGCGCCTCTTGGCCCGGCTCGACCTCGACACCCTCAGCCAGCTCGCCGACGCCCTGGAGAAGCTGCACGCCGCGGCCGAGGACGAGGCCCGGGAGCAGGACGTCGCCGCCGGTCCTTGA
- the mtrB gene encoding MtrAB system histidine kinase MtrB — MAGANTRVIPVGVNVSRVRAAVRRAHPAVVRLLRRVRRLAGGAVEAWRRSIQLRVVATTLLLSVAVAFFLAMALVGQVRDGLLEAKQQAALSQAGGGFREARAEYQNTDPATTTASFSQHLRALVEDLASGGSNGRLYDVALLSAPGGQPDPAARSPMASGQLRPESIPATLRNEVFRRGRERVLQGDDGYYAYQYISARYDERNGGYRSTPALAVGTLLTSPQQGDYELYYVFPLTQEQETLSLVRNTLVTASAFLCVLLGVIAWLVTRQVVTPVRMAARIAERLAAGRLEERMRVEGEDDLARLASSFNKMATNLQRQIRQLEELSRVQRRFVSDVSHELRTPLTTVRMAADVLHEARDSFDPHVSRASELLQNQLDRFESLLTDLLEISRFDAGAAVLEAEPVDIRKIVHRVVEAHEYLAKRNGSRLIVKEPPEPCVAEVDPRRIERVLRNLVVNAVEHGEGRDVVIKVAAGEDSVAVAVRDYGVGLKPGESSLVFNRFWRADPARARTTGGTGLGLSIALEDAHLHGGWLQAWGEPGDGSQFRLTLPKVAGREIERSPIPLEPEDSRRNRGLRVAGAPYRRVTGASHA; from the coding sequence ATGGCGGGTGCCAACACCAGAGTCATCCCGGTGGGAGTGAACGTGTCACGGGTGCGCGCGGCGGTGCGCCGCGCGCACCCGGCCGTCGTCCGGTTGCTGCGGCGGGTCCGGCGGCTGGCCGGCGGTGCCGTGGAGGCGTGGCGCCGCTCGATCCAGCTCCGCGTGGTCGCCACCACACTGCTGCTGTCCGTCGCCGTCGCCTTCTTCCTCGCCATGGCCTTGGTGGGGCAGGTCCGGGACGGGCTGCTCGAGGCCAAGCAGCAGGCCGCGCTCTCGCAGGCGGGCGGCGGCTTCCGCGAGGCCCGCGCCGAGTACCAGAACACCGATCCCGCCACCACCACGGCCAGCTTCTCCCAGCACTTGCGTGCACTGGTGGAGGACCTCGCCAGCGGCGGCAGCAACGGCCGCCTGTACGACGTGGCGCTGCTCAGCGCCCCGGGCGGCCAACCCGACCCGGCCGCCCGCAGCCCCATGGCGTCCGGTCAGCTACGGCCGGAGAGCATCCCGGCCACGCTGCGCAACGAGGTCTTCCGGAGGGGTCGTGAGCGCGTGCTGCAAGGCGACGACGGGTACTACGCCTACCAGTACATCAGCGCCCGCTACGACGAGCGCAACGGCGGGTACCGGTCCACGCCGGCACTGGCCGTCGGCACGCTGCTCACCTCCCCCCAGCAGGGCGACTACGAGCTGTACTACGTGTTTCCGCTCACCCAGGAGCAGGAGACGCTGTCGCTGGTGCGCAACACCCTGGTCACCGCGAGCGCGTTCCTGTGCGTCCTGCTCGGCGTGATCGCGTGGCTGGTCACGCGCCAGGTGGTGACGCCGGTGCGGATGGCCGCCCGCATCGCGGAGCGCCTGGCCGCCGGGCGGCTGGAGGAGCGGATGCGGGTCGAGGGCGAGGACGACCTGGCCCGGCTGGCGTCGTCGTTCAACAAGATGGCGACCAACCTCCAGCGGCAGATCCGCCAGTTGGAGGAGCTGTCCCGGGTGCAGCGCCGCTTCGTGTCGGACGTGTCGCACGAGCTGCGCACCCCGCTCACGACCGTGCGGATGGCGGCGGACGTGCTGCATGAGGCGCGGGACTCCTTCGATCCGCATGTCTCGCGCGCCTCGGAGCTGCTGCAAAACCAGCTCGACCGGTTCGAGTCCCTGCTCACCGACCTTTTGGAGATCTCCCGCTTCGACGCGGGCGCGGCGGTGCTGGAGGCCGAGCCGGTCGACATCCGCAAGATCGTGCACCGGGTCGTCGAGGCGCACGAGTATCTGGCCAAGCGGAACGGCAGCCGGTTGATCGTCAAGGAGCCGCCGGAGCCGTGCGTGGCCGAGGTGGACCCGCGGCGCATCGAGCGGGTGCTGCGCAACCTGGTCGTCAACGCCGTGGAGCACGGCGAGGGCCGCGACGTCGTCATCAAGGTGGCCGCGGGCGAGGACTCGGTCGCGGTCGCGGTGCGCGACTACGGCGTCGGGCTCAAGCCGGGGGAGTCGTCGCTGGTGTTCAACCGCTTCTGGCGGGCCGACCCGGCGCGGGCGCGCACCACGGGCGGCACCGGCCTCGGGCTGTCGATCGCGCTGGAGGACGCCCACCTGCACGGCGGCTGGTTGCAGGCCTGGGGCGAGCCCGGGGACGGGTCACAGTTCCGGCTCACCCTCCCCAAGGTGGCCGGCCGCGAGATCGAGCGCTCGCCGATCCCGCTGGAGCCGGAGGACTCCCGGCGCAACCGCGGCCTGCGGGTGGCCGGCGCCCCGTACCGGCGCGTCACGGGGGCCAGCCATGCCTAG
- the hpf gene encoding ribosome hibernation-promoting factor, HPF/YfiA family, whose product MDIVVKGRRTEVAERFRQHVIEKLTKLTKHDGKVISMDVEVTKERNPRLSGQSDRVEITCYSRGPVIRAEASAADPYSAFDVAMAKLENRLRKAADRRRIHHGRRTPVSVAAATAHLNGENTAEAATATASTSEAEETLGEPASEGVLREEGPLVVREKIHKANPMTLDQALYEMELVGHDFYLFVDKESNLPSVVYRRRGYDYGVIRLET is encoded by the coding sequence GTGGACATCGTGGTCAAAGGCCGCCGTACCGAGGTGGCTGAGCGGTTCCGCCAGCACGTGATCGAGAAGCTGACCAAGCTGACCAAGCACGATGGCAAGGTCATCAGCATGGATGTGGAGGTGACCAAGGAGAGGAACCCCCGTCTGTCCGGCCAGTCCGACCGCGTGGAAATCACGTGCTATTCGCGAGGCCCGGTGATCCGGGCCGAGGCTTCGGCCGCTGACCCGTACAGCGCCTTCGACGTGGCCATGGCCAAGTTGGAGAACCGGCTGCGCAAGGCCGCTGACCGCCGCCGGATCCACCACGGCCGCCGGACCCCGGTGTCCGTCGCCGCGGCGACCGCGCACCTGAACGGCGAGAACACGGCCGAGGCCGCGACGGCGACCGCGAGCACGTCGGAGGCGGAGGAGACCCTCGGCGAGCCGGCATCCGAGGGGGTGCTCCGCGAGGAAGGACCGCTCGTCGTCCGGGAGAAGATCCACAAGGCCAACCCCATGACGCTCGACCAGGCCCTGTACGAGATGGAACTGGTGGGACACGACTTCTACTTGTTCGTCGACAAGGAGAGCAACCTGCCCAGCGTCGTGTATCGGCGGCGTGGCTACGACTACGGAGTGATCCGGCTCGAGACGTGA